The following are encoded together in the Bradymonas sediminis genome:
- a CDS encoding protoporphyrinogen/coproporphyrinogen oxidase, protein MRIKYLIVGAGMSGLAFANFIDSDDYLILERDSEIGGWCKTVKKEGFVWDYSGHFFHFKHPDIEAYLRKRMPDDEVSTVEKSSKIRYKDALIDFPFQKNIHQLAKDDFIECLYDLFFRDEVAASFDASSFKGMLYEKFGRGISEKFLVPYNEKLYACDLEELDRGAMGRFFPFADIEEIVRNMRRPDNASYNATFTYPKNGAIMYVNALASEVDESKIWLDQALVNVDLNRKIATLSDGRTIGFDHLISSAPFDRLLPICGVEPEPGVFSYNKVLCFNLGFDKKGIEGVHWIYFPEKKYSFYRVGFYDNILAGASGGKGDDAAGSRMSLYVELGYEKDAEVDVEAAKAQVLADLEAAGVIDGHILVADHHVVLDPAYVHITEDSQAAFDELSSMLSLCGVETIGRYGGWTYCSIEDNIVEARALAAKFNTLEALDSKD, encoded by the coding sequence ATGAGAATTAAATATCTTATCGTCGGCGCCGGGATGTCCGGGCTGGCCTTCGCGAACTTTATTGATTCGGACGACTACCTGATTCTCGAGCGCGACTCGGAGATTGGTGGTTGGTGTAAGACGGTCAAAAAGGAGGGATTTGTCTGGGACTATTCGGGGCATTTCTTCCACTTCAAGCACCCCGATATCGAAGCCTATCTGCGAAAGCGCATGCCCGACGATGAGGTGAGCACGGTCGAGAAGAGCTCGAAGATCCGCTATAAAGACGCGCTCATCGACTTCCCGTTCCAGAAGAATATCCACCAGCTCGCCAAAGATGATTTTATCGAGTGTCTCTACGACCTCTTCTTTCGCGACGAGGTCGCGGCGAGTTTTGACGCCTCGAGCTTTAAGGGGATGCTCTACGAGAAGTTCGGCCGCGGCATCAGCGAGAAGTTTCTGGTGCCCTATAACGAGAAACTATACGCCTGCGACCTCGAGGAGCTCGACCGCGGGGCAATGGGGCGCTTCTTTCCCTTCGCCGATATCGAGGAGATCGTGCGCAATATGCGCCGCCCGGATAACGCGTCCTATAACGCGACGTTCACCTATCCGAAGAACGGCGCGATTATGTACGTCAACGCGCTGGCGTCTGAGGTCGACGAGAGTAAGATTTGGCTTGACCAGGCGCTGGTCAACGTCGACCTGAACCGAAAGATTGCGACCCTGTCGGACGGGCGAACCATCGGGTTTGACCACCTTATTTCGTCGGCGCCGTTCGACCGCCTGCTGCCGATCTGCGGGGTCGAGCCGGAGCCGGGTGTCTTCTCGTATAATAAGGTTCTGTGCTTCAACCTGGGCTTCGATAAGAAGGGCATCGAGGGGGTTCATTGGATCTACTTCCCGGAGAAGAAATATAGCTTCTACCGGGTCGGCTTCTACGACAATATTTTGGCGGGTGCCTCCGGCGGCAAGGGTGACGACGCGGCGGGTTCGCGCATGAGCCTCTATGTCGAGCTGGGCTACGAAAAGGACGCCGAGGTCGACGTCGAGGCCGCCAAAGCACAGGTGCTGGCAGACCTGGAGGCGGCCGGAGTCATCGACGGTCACATACTCGTGGCGGACCATCATGTCGTATTGGACCCGGCCTACGTGCATATCACCGAAGATTCGCAGGCCGCCTTTGACGAATTGAGCTCCATGCTTAGCCTCTGTGGCGTCGAGACCATCGGTCGCTATGGCGGTTGGACCTATTGCTCCATCGAGGACAATATCGTCGAAGCGCGCGCGCTCGCCGCGAAATTCAACACCCTCGAGGCGCTGGATTCCAAGGACTAA
- a CDS encoding aldo/keto reductase, whose product MTNSKQKTLILRDGTKMPALGLGTWLSRPGEVYDAVRIAIEVGYRHIDCAATYGNEDQVGRAFEDAFAAGDVKREDLWVTSKLWNDSHRPEDARRAIEKTLKDLRLDYLDLYLIHWPLAVRNGLGMAKTPEDFLTQEDVTLEETWGAMLEFRDAGLTRQVGVSNMGPKRMEALAAATGEMPAVLQVEGHPKLLQQPLFDFCQKHKIGYTAYSPLGSPGQANRKEGELTLLEEPIIKEVANSLDATPAQVLIAWALARGTSTVPKSVNRGRIIENLAAGELELSDEQVAKISSLDQDRRYVDGTFFEVEGASFEASSLWI is encoded by the coding sequence ATGACGAATTCGAAACAAAAGACGCTTATTCTTCGTGACGGAACAAAAATGCCGGCGCTCGGCCTGGGCACCTGGTTGTCGCGCCCCGGTGAGGTCTATGACGCCGTGCGCATCGCCATCGAGGTTGGCTATCGGCACATCGACTGCGCCGCGACCTACGGCAACGAGGACCAGGTGGGCCGGGCGTTTGAGGACGCTTTCGCGGCCGGTGACGTCAAGCGCGAGGACCTCTGGGTCACCTCGAAGCTGTGGAACGACTCGCACCGCCCCGAGGACGCGCGTCGCGCGATCGAGAAGACACTCAAAGACCTGCGACTGGATTATCTGGACCTCTACCTGATTCATTGGCCGCTCGCGGTGCGCAACGGCCTGGGCATGGCGAAGACCCCCGAGGACTTTCTTACGCAGGAGGATGTCACCCTTGAGGAGACCTGGGGCGCGATGCTCGAGTTCCGGGACGCCGGGCTGACACGCCAGGTCGGCGTGTCGAATATGGGGCCAAAGCGCATGGAAGCGCTGGCCGCGGCCACCGGCGAGATGCCGGCTGTGCTGCAGGTGGAGGGGCACCCGAAGCTGTTGCAACAACCGCTCTTCGACTTTTGTCAGAAGCATAAGATTGGCTACACCGCCTACTCGCCGCTTGGTTCGCCGGGGCAGGCAAATCGCAAAGAAGGAGAGCTGACCCTGCTCGAGGAGCCGATCATTAAGGAGGTCGCCAACAGCCTGGACGCCACTCCGGCGCAGGTGCTCATCGCCTGGGCGCTGGCGCGCGGAACCTCGACGGTGCCGAAGTCGGTCAACCGCGGCCGCATCATCGAGAACCTGGCCGCCGGCGAGCTTGAACTGAGCGATGAACAGGTCGCCAAAATTTCTTCGCTTGACCAGGACCGTCGCTATGTCGACGGCACCTTCTTCGAGGTCGAAGGCGCGTCGTTTGAGGCGTCGAGTCTGTGGATCTGA
- the hmgA gene encoding homogentisate 1,2-dioxygenase, which translates to MTSKYMTGFGNVFETEALPGALPLGRNSPQKAPYGLYAEQLSGSPFTAPRSTNERSWLYRIRPSVRHVSDFEAHSLPLWRSAPTPHEGGLPIGARRWDPVPMPEASTTFVEGIRTITTAGDVSAQSGMASHVYVANKSMEDEYLLNADGELLFVPEHGDIRLCTEMGVIEIEAGEIAVIPRGMIFRVELVDGPARGYLCENYGGKLALPERGPIGANCLANARDFKTPVAAFEDREVPSTIFVKWCGRHYRTEIGHSPLDVVAWHGNYAPYKYDLRDFSPVGAILFDHPDPSIFTVLTSPSAEAGTANIDFAIFGERWLVGENTFRPPWYHRNIMSEFMGLVYGQYDAKEEGFVPGGMSLHNMMLPHGPDFGAFEKSSRADLKPQKLSGTMAFMFETRLPQHLTEYSAGLETLQDDYTDCWKGLQKHFDGTPEGNWD; encoded by the coding sequence ATGACATCGAAATATATGACGGGCTTTGGCAACGTATTTGAGACGGAGGCGCTCCCCGGGGCGCTTCCCCTGGGGCGCAACTCTCCGCAGAAGGCCCCTTACGGACTTTATGCCGAGCAACTCTCCGGGTCGCCTTTCACGGCCCCGCGGAGCACCAACGAGCGCTCCTGGCTCTATCGGATTCGCCCGTCGGTGCGTCATGTATCGGATTTTGAGGCGCATTCTTTGCCTCTATGGCGCAGCGCTCCCACACCACATGAGGGCGGCCTTCCTATCGGCGCGCGGCGCTGGGACCCAGTGCCGATGCCCGAGGCGTCCACCACTTTTGTGGAGGGCATCCGGACGATCACGACCGCGGGTGACGTAAGCGCTCAGTCGGGCATGGCCTCGCATGTCTATGTGGCCAACAAGTCGATGGAGGACGAGTATCTGCTCAACGCCGACGGCGAACTTCTATTTGTGCCTGAGCATGGCGATATTCGGCTGTGCACCGAGATGGGCGTCATTGAGATTGAGGCCGGTGAGATTGCGGTCATCCCGCGCGGGATGATCTTCCGGGTTGAGCTCGTCGACGGCCCGGCCCGAGGGTACCTCTGCGAGAATTACGGCGGAAAATTGGCGCTCCCTGAGCGCGGCCCGATTGGCGCGAATTGCCTGGCGAACGCGCGTGATTTCAAGACACCGGTCGCAGCCTTTGAAGATAGGGAAGTGCCGTCGACCATTTTTGTGAAATGGTGCGGCCGGCATTATCGCACCGAGATTGGGCATTCGCCCCTCGACGTCGTCGCCTGGCACGGCAACTACGCGCCCTATAAATATGATCTGCGCGATTTCTCTCCGGTGGGGGCCATCCTCTTTGACCACCCGGACCCCTCGATTTTTACCGTGCTGACGTCACCCTCGGCCGAAGCTGGCACCGCGAATATCGACTTCGCCATCTTCGGTGAGCGTTGGTTGGTCGGCGAAAATACCTTCCGACCGCCGTGGTATCATCGCAATATTATGTCGGAGTTTATGGGCCTGGTTTACGGTCAATATGACGCCAAGGAAGAGGGCTTCGTGCCCGGCGGCATGAGCCTGCATAATATGATGTTGCCGCATGGGCCGGACTTTGGCGCCTTCGAGAAATCATCGCGCGCCGACCTCAAACCACAGAAGCTCAGCGGCACCATGGCGTTTATGTTTGAGACGCGTTTGCCGCAGCATTTGACGGAGTATAGCGCGGGGCTTGAGACCCTTCAGGACGATTATACGGATTGCTGGAAAGGACTTCAGAAACATTTTGATGGCACTCCCGAAGGGAATTGGGACTGA
- a CDS encoding thrombospondin type 3 repeat-containing protein produces the protein MTSVATAGAPLLTGFGGPAGVGPSTGLENDDRPSLRVDLDAAFPYGLNFYGNVYDALWINTNGNVTFNAAMSTYTPQPFPIASQPMIAPWWGDVDTRNQSSSFDNQIYSYTDVAGGRFIVTWNEVGYYSYRVNLVNTFQLILTDRSDVIVGDYDVEFRYNRCEWTYGSASNRTPAQAGFDAGDQTNYTQLPGSRTKKVLELCDKSNVGEPGVWRFQIRNGGVAECGNGARESGEECDDGNTDNDDMCTADCQINEAPIAEDQTVTIPEDGSANFTLTATDPNGTPITDFTVTSPPVGGTLSGSAPSLIYTPEPDFNGTRTLKFKVNDGYWDSAEGTVTFVVEPGNDAPYFTSAPVLSATQELPYSYAITTVDIDAGDTRAITAGALPSWLSLLDNGDGTASLSGSPQNADVGPHQVQLIVTDAGGLSGTQSFVIEVANVNDLPVFIAPTPEHLVTLQISEPNTLEFTLVAEDIDGDVLSYSVEPMLPNATLGANSGVFSWTPSWRDAGSYDLTLRVSDGVGEDTRQITVVAHYLDEDQDGLPDTWEVANGLDPTTPDSDGDNISDFEEVGPNLDSPRDTDGDGVLDALDLDSDGDGIPDIEEAGDDDLLTPPVDTSGNGIPDYRDPDSDGDGIFDDVDNCRLVANPDQTDTDGDGVGDACTDDADGDGVLDLDDNCPLVANADQADMDGDGVGDACDPDSDGDGVDGEQDNCSMVFNPEQTDADGDGVGDACDPDVDGDGIDDEDDNCPLVANPDQLDTDGDGAGDACDGDADGDGFPDEDDNCPTVANPDQIDTDGDGVGDACDPDADGDGVPDFEDNCPGVENLDQADSDNDGVGDACDEDLDGDGIPNDVDNCPGVSNPDQADQDGNGVGDVCDEDVDGDGVPNSEDNCPGVSNPDQADQDGNGVGDACDDQDSDGDGIPDWMDNCGNLINADQVDSDGDGVGDVCDGERTSDLGDGSHGLEEGCGCAASGDAPVDASVLLLLSCAGLIMARRRRKGKSL, from the coding sequence GTGACCTCTGTCGCGACGGCCGGCGCGCCCTTACTCACCGGGTTTGGTGGTCCGGCGGGAGTCGGGCCCAGCACGGGGCTCGAGAATGATGACCGTCCGAGCCTGAGGGTCGACCTGGACGCGGCGTTTCCATATGGGTTGAATTTCTATGGGAATGTTTACGACGCGTTGTGGATCAACACCAACGGTAACGTGACTTTTAATGCGGCGATGTCGACCTATACGCCGCAACCCTTTCCCATCGCCTCGCAGCCGATGATCGCGCCCTGGTGGGGAGACGTAGACACCCGTAATCAGTCGAGCTCCTTCGACAACCAGATATATTCCTATACCGATGTGGCGGGTGGGCGATTTATCGTCACCTGGAATGAGGTTGGCTATTATAGTTATCGGGTCAACCTGGTGAATACGTTCCAGCTTATTCTCACCGACCGCTCGGACGTGATCGTGGGCGATTACGACGTTGAGTTTCGCTATAATCGCTGCGAGTGGACCTACGGTAGCGCGAGCAATCGGACACCCGCCCAGGCGGGGTTTGATGCCGGAGACCAGACCAATTACACGCAGCTTCCGGGCTCGCGCACCAAGAAGGTCCTGGAGTTGTGCGATAAGTCGAATGTTGGGGAGCCCGGGGTCTGGCGCTTCCAGATTCGCAACGGCGGCGTCGCGGAGTGCGGCAACGGCGCGCGCGAGAGCGGCGAGGAATGCGACGACGGCAATACCGATAATGACGATATGTGCACGGCCGATTGCCAGATTAACGAGGCGCCCATCGCCGAGGACCAGACCGTCACGATTCCCGAAGATGGGTCGGCCAACTTCACGCTGACCGCGACGGACCCAAACGGTACGCCGATCACCGATTTCACCGTCACCTCGCCGCCGGTCGGCGGCACGCTGAGCGGCAGCGCGCCGAGCCTAATTTATACGCCCGAGCCGGATTTCAACGGCACGCGGACCCTGAAATTTAAGGTCAATGACGGCTATTGGGATTCGGCCGAAGGCACCGTCACCTTCGTGGTGGAGCCGGGCAACGACGCGCCGTACTTCACGAGCGCGCCGGTGTTGAGCGCCACCCAGGAGCTTCCCTATTCCTACGCGATCACCACGGTCGATATCGACGCGGGTGACACGCGCGCCATCACGGCGGGCGCGCTGCCGAGCTGGCTCTCATTGCTCGATAACGGCGACGGCACCGCGTCGCTCAGCGGCTCGCCGCAAAATGCGGACGTCGGCCCGCATCAGGTTCAACTCATCGTCACCGACGCCGGCGGCTTGTCGGGGACGCAGAGCTTTGTCATTGAGGTCGCCAACGTCAATGACTTGCCGGTCTTCATCGCGCCGACGCCTGAGCATCTCGTGACGCTGCAAATCTCCGAGCCGAATACCCTCGAGTTCACCCTGGTCGCCGAGGATATCGACGGGGACGTGCTCTCCTATTCGGTCGAGCCGATGCTGCCGAACGCGACGCTTGGCGCGAACTCGGGCGTCTTCTCCTGGACGCCGAGTTGGCGCGACGCGGGCTCCTATGACCTGACCCTTCGGGTGAGCGATGGCGTCGGCGAGGACACCCGCCAGATCACGGTGGTCGCGCACTACCTTGACGAGGACCAGGACGGCTTGCCCGATACCTGGGAGGTCGCCAACGGCCTCGACCCGACCACGCCGGACTCCGATGGCGATAATATCTCCGACTTCGAAGAGGTCGGCCCCAACCTCGATAGCCCGCGCGATACCGATGGCGATGGCGTGCTCGACGCCCTCGACCTGGACTCCGACGGTGATGGCATTCCAGATATCGAAGAAGCCGGCGACGACGATCTTTTGACCCCGCCGGTCGACACCAGCGGAAACGGCATCCCTGATTATCGTGACCCCGACTCCGACGGCGACGGTATCTTTGACGACGTCGACAATTGCCGCCTGGTCGCCAACCCCGACCAGACCGACACCGACGGCGACGGCGTCGGCGACGCCTGCACCGATGACGCCGATGGCGACGGTGTGCTCGACCTCGACGATAATTGCCCGTTGGTCGCCAACGCCGACCAGGCCGATATGGACGGCGACGGCGTGGGTGACGCCTGCGATCCGGATAGTGACGGTGACGGGGTCGACGGCGAGCAGGATAATTGCTCGATGGTCTTCAATCCCGAGCAGACCGACGCGGACGGCGATGGGGTGGGCGATGCATGTGACCCGGATGTCGACGGCGATGGCATCGATGATGAGGACGATAACTGCCCGTTGGTCGCCAACCCCGACCAACTCGACACGGATGGCGATGGCGCAGGCGATGCCTGTGACGGCGACGCCGATGGCGATGGCTTCCCCGATGAGGACGACAATTGCCCGACGGTCGCCAACCCCGACCAGATTGACACCGATGGCGATGGAGTAGGCGATGCCTGCGACCCCGACGCCGACGGAGACGGTGTGCCCGATTTTGAGGATAACTGCCCGGGCGTGGAGAACCTCGACCAGGCGGACTCTGATAATGACGGTGTGGGCGATGCCTGCGACGAGGATCTTGACGGCGACGGTATCCCCAACGACGTGGATAATTGCCCGGGGGTGTCGAACCCGGACCAGGCCGACCAGGATGGCAACGGCGTGGGCGATGTCTGCGACGAAGATGTCGACGGCGACGGTGTCCCCAACAGCGAGGATAATTGCCCGGGGGTGTCGAACCCGGACCAGGCCGACCAGGATGGCAACGGCGTGGGCGACGCGTGCGACGACCAGGACAGCGACGGCGACGGCATTCCAGATTGGATGGATAATTGCGGCAATCTGATCAACGCCGATCAGGTCGACAGCGACGGCGACGGTGTAGGCGACGTCTGCGACGGGGAGAGGACCTCCGACCTGGGCGACGGCAGCCACGGTCTCGAGGAAGGCTGCGGTTGCGCGGCGAGCGGCGACGCTCCCGTGGACGCAAGCGTGCTGCTCCTGCTGTCCTGCGCGGGACTTATTATGGCGCGGCGCCGACGCAAGGGCAAAAGCCTCTAA
- the tnpC gene encoding IS66 family transposase — MDILPDERDARIAELEAENAQLRAAYIDLLAQLERALARIADLERQLDLNSQNSSKPPSSDGPKQRAERKKKENGKRVPGAQKGHPGHHRELWPPEKVDHHKQYFPTNCSECGLELTAEDARGEPVRHQVFEVPPKLIECTEHQRMACECPGCGHRTRAKLPEAVEKSGWGPRLVGLLATLGALTSDTRRQLDWFVGEVLGAPSSLGCVQRHLEEASAALKPGFDQTCETVQQAEQVGVDETGWRKGSLPHWIWVIQSPQAAVYRIRPGRTKSVAQEVIGQPGARIFVTDRYGAYSFLAAERHQICHAHLLREFVKMSEMDGEIGRIGKDLEELSRELQGQWARMCAGEMAREKCVAWIREKVRPKWEALLKKAAAHGKAAPAMVRWLLKEEYLQMAWVFLGHPGLDLTNNASERALRGPVIQRKISWGSQSDAGLRMMERLWTIAETCKRQSSSVLGYITRAIEALRSKAAAPLLIP, encoded by the coding sequence ATGGATATACTACCCGACGAACGCGATGCGCGCATCGCCGAACTGGAGGCCGAAAACGCGCAGCTTCGCGCGGCGTACATCGATTTGCTTGCGCAACTCGAACGAGCGCTTGCTCGTATCGCCGACCTCGAGCGCCAGCTGGACCTGAATTCGCAGAACTCCTCGAAGCCGCCGTCGAGCGATGGACCGAAACAGCGCGCCGAGCGTAAAAAAAAAGAAAACGGAAAACGCGTCCCGGGCGCTCAGAAGGGGCACCCGGGCCACCACCGTGAGCTGTGGCCGCCGGAAAAAGTGGACCATCACAAACAGTATTTCCCCACGAATTGCTCAGAATGTGGGCTCGAGCTAACGGCTGAAGATGCGCGCGGCGAGCCGGTGCGCCATCAAGTTTTTGAGGTTCCGCCGAAGCTTATCGAATGCACCGAACACCAGCGCATGGCCTGTGAGTGCCCGGGGTGCGGGCATCGAACGCGCGCAAAGCTGCCCGAAGCGGTCGAAAAAAGCGGTTGGGGGCCGCGCCTGGTGGGGCTGTTGGCCACCCTCGGCGCGCTCACTTCGGATACACGCCGCCAACTCGACTGGTTTGTCGGCGAGGTGCTCGGCGCGCCCAGCTCGCTCGGGTGTGTGCAGCGCCATCTTGAGGAGGCGAGCGCCGCGCTTAAGCCCGGATTCGACCAAACGTGCGAGACAGTGCAACAGGCCGAACAGGTCGGGGTCGATGAAACAGGTTGGCGAAAGGGCTCGCTTCCACACTGGATCTGGGTCATTCAAAGCCCGCAGGCCGCCGTCTATCGGATCCGCCCAGGACGCACCAAATCGGTCGCTCAGGAGGTGATCGGCCAGCCGGGCGCGCGTATTTTCGTCACCGATCGCTATGGCGCGTACTCATTTTTGGCGGCCGAACGTCATCAGATCTGTCACGCGCACCTACTGCGGGAATTTGTAAAAATGTCCGAAATGGACGGCGAGATCGGGCGCATTGGCAAGGATTTGGAAGAATTGAGCCGCGAACTTCAGGGCCAATGGGCCCGGATGTGCGCCGGGGAAATGGCACGAGAAAAATGCGTCGCATGGATCCGAGAAAAGGTGCGCCCGAAGTGGGAAGCTTTGCTCAAAAAGGCGGCGGCCCACGGGAAAGCCGCGCCAGCGATGGTTCGCTGGCTTCTAAAAGAAGAATATCTGCAGATGGCCTGGGTTTTTCTGGGGCACCCCGGCCTTGATCTGACCAACAACGCCTCTGAGCGCGCGCTTCGAGGGCCCGTGATCCAGCGGAAGATCTCCTGGGGCTCGCAATCCGACGCCGGACTGCGGATGATGGAGCGGCTGTGGACCATCGCCGAGACATGCAAACGCCAGTCGAGCAGCGTGCTAGGCTACATTACCCGGGCTATTGAGGCGCTGCGAAGCAAGGCCGCCGCCCCGCTTCTAATTCCGTGA
- a CDS encoding helix-turn-helix domain-containing protein, with protein MPDAYSIILRKRVVDAWEANEGSQAAIAERFNVSPSSVERWIKLKRESGCKRSVGLRRWECTIHGQKGSGILR; from the coding sequence ATGCCCGACGCATATTCCATCATTCTTCGCAAACGAGTTGTCGACGCCTGGGAGGCCAACGAAGGGTCTCAGGCGGCTATCGCCGAACGTTTTAATGTCAGCCCGTCCAGCGTCGAGCGTTGGATTAAGCTCAAACGTGAATCTGGTTGTAAGCGTTCAGTGGGTCTACGCAGATGGGAATGTACCATCCACGGCCAAAAAGGTTCCGGTATACTGAGGTGA
- a CDS encoding Ig-like domain-containing protein encodes MNIDCIRVFLFLVFLQVIAVNIACSDSNKTLRDVGDVGHQSDGDQADVTADQDIREDEGRHIAQLVVLPRTIAMAPTGVVQASIKGYDSRGVELELEAGQVVWEVEDPQVATVDQSGKITGLQTGTTQLLASAQEAVDSVEVHVKRVEHIEIIPNGGEVALGTPLQLELRAYSADGARLPVGTQGVWASDPDEIAEVDSNGVLNSQNPGMVEVQVTLGALQAAAEFRVEVKFRSMHCKGTFCCMTSTQSDMYCWGRMGSGSEDNPGMFFMESSITKIETDLEFISYDWEALAGWGALCGLTELGIVYCWGTNFYKMVGREDFLAIYETPQELETEVHFQDIAMGTGAACGLTFEGDLYCWGAKPFYGYSTMGVSPENARAQPYLVVEGPFTEFRMSNGVICLLGLDSRWSCIGDDLFGLIGDDGTGVSQLTAISAPEPLVDVLPPNSPSGAAYCGLNSKRRVYCWGSNLYQTLGHPPAADGSVLITQAPQPTLWDLRFSELRGNSHSSRYCGLNMGVTAIACWGSNFGPGTRGCGLGPRVSSALKSTYIPQYIDGLPEDIVDFSVTDSGGCALTEGGDIWCWGLYGDGSLVREDAFDFCEQSPQRVSTF; translated from the coding sequence ATGAACATCGATTGCATACGCGTATTTTTATTTCTGGTGTTTTTACAAGTTATTGCCGTTAATATCGCATGCTCCGATAGTAATAAAACCTTGAGGGACGTTGGCGACGTTGGTCATCAATCCGATGGCGATCAGGCGGATGTCACCGCAGATCAGGATATTCGAGAGGACGAAGGCCGACATATTGCCCAGTTGGTGGTTCTGCCCCGTACCATTGCGATGGCCCCTACAGGCGTCGTCCAGGCGAGCATAAAGGGGTATGATTCAAGGGGCGTTGAATTGGAATTGGAAGCGGGCCAAGTGGTATGGGAGGTCGAAGACCCGCAGGTCGCGACCGTTGATCAAAGCGGAAAGATAACGGGTCTGCAAACTGGCACAACGCAACTTTTGGCCAGTGCGCAGGAAGCCGTGGATTCGGTCGAGGTGCATGTTAAGCGCGTTGAGCACATTGAAATTATCCCCAATGGGGGCGAAGTGGCCCTAGGGACGCCGCTACAACTAGAGTTGCGTGCGTATAGCGCAGATGGAGCGAGGCTACCAGTTGGGACGCAAGGTGTTTGGGCTAGTGACCCTGATGAAATTGCCGAGGTCGATTCGAATGGTGTTCTGAATAGTCAAAATCCCGGAATGGTCGAGGTCCAAGTAACTCTTGGCGCTCTACAGGCCGCAGCGGAGTTTCGTGTTGAAGTGAAGTTCCGGTCGATGCATTGCAAAGGAACATTTTGTTGCATGACATCAACTCAATCCGACATGTATTGTTGGGGGCGAATGGGGAGTGGGTCTGAAGATAACCCGGGTATGTTCTTTATGGAGTCTTCCATTACAAAGATTGAAACGGATTTGGAGTTTATATCTTATGATTGGGAAGCTTTGGCTGGTTGGGGCGCGCTCTGCGGGTTAACGGAACTGGGAATCGTCTACTGTTGGGGCACAAACTTTTATAAAATGGTCGGTAGAGAAGACTTTTTGGCGATATATGAGACCCCTCAGGAGTTGGAAACGGAAGTTCATTTCCAGGATATCGCAATGGGAACGGGCGCCGCTTGCGGGCTAACCTTTGAAGGCGACCTCTATTGCTGGGGCGCGAAGCCCTTTTACGGATATTCAACCATGGGAGTGTCTCCTGAAAATGCGCGCGCCCAACCCTATCTTGTCGTCGAGGGGCCGTTCACGGAATTTCGGATGAGTAATGGCGTGATATGTTTGCTTGGTTTGGATAGTCGGTGGTCATGTATCGGAGATGACCTATTTGGTTTGATCGGCGACGATGGTACTGGTGTATCGCAGCTGACGGCGATCAGCGCCCCTGAGCCACTTGTAGACGTCTTGCCACCAAATAGTCCATCTGGAGCCGCGTATTGCGGGTTGAATTCTAAGCGTCGGGTCTATTGCTGGGGCTCTAATCTTTATCAAACTCTGGGCCACCCGCCTGCTGCAGATGGGTCCGTGCTGATCACCCAAGCGCCCCAACCGACTCTGTGGGATCTTAGGTTTTCAGAGTTAAGGGGGAATAGTCACTCGAGTCGCTATTGCGGCCTGAATATGGGCGTAACCGCTATTGCATGTTGGGGGAGTAATTTTGGTCCGGGAACGCGCGGCTGTGGACTCGGGCCGAGAGTTTCTTCGGCTTTGAAATCGACCTATATTCCTCAATATATTGACGGTCTTCCCGAAGATATTGTTGATTTTAGTGTAACCGACAGCGGTGGATGTGCGCTCACCGAGGGCGGAGATATCTGGTGCTGGGGGCTTTACGGCGATGGCTCACTTGTCCGCGAAGACGCGTTTGATTTCTGTGAACAATCGCCCCAGCGTGTGTCGACCTTTTAG